The Mesorhizobium sp. B1-1-8 genome contains a region encoding:
- the ltrA gene encoding group II intron reverse transcriptase/maturase has protein sequence MRRKTQLELAFSEMGAGEARDRSGAGTEARAANAASESPAAMAGPCMEAIVERDNLRKALAQVRRNKGAPGIDGMSVEALALHLKDHWPELRAQLLEGSYKPQPVRRVEIPKASGGTRPLGIPTVLDRFIQQAVMQELQDAWDDGFSASSYGFRPARSAHQAVAAAQAFIASGHRIVVDIDLEKFFDRVNHDILMGLVAKRVSDPRLLRLIRGFLTSGVLEGGLVGPIDEGTPQGGPLSPLLSNLMLDELDKELERRKHCFVRYADDCNIYVRSVRAGERVMASVERFLDRRLKLKVNTHKSAVAPSHRRKFLGFSFTDEKTPRRRIAPEAVARFKERVRVLTMRTRGASLVLIAKELSTYLKGWRGYFGFCETPSVLRDLDRWIRRRLRSIAWKQWTRGRTRFAELRRRGVGRELAAQTAGSAHGPWRISNSPALAIALPNAFLASIGLASIEPAKTA, from the coding sequence ATGCGGCGGAAAACCCAGCTTGAGCTGGCCTTCTCCGAGATGGGAGCGGGTGAAGCCCGCGACCGCTCTGGGGCAGGGACCGAAGCCCGTGCGGCGAACGCCGCCTCCGAAAGCCCGGCGGCGATGGCCGGACCGTGCATGGAAGCGATTGTCGAGCGCGACAATCTGAGGAAGGCGCTGGCGCAGGTCCGGCGCAACAAGGGAGCGCCGGGGATCGACGGCATGAGTGTCGAGGCCTTGGCGCTGCATCTGAAAGACCACTGGCCCGAACTTCGTGCCCAATTGCTCGAAGGCTCCTACAAGCCGCAACCGGTGCGGCGCGTCGAAATCCCGAAGGCGTCCGGCGGCACCCGTCCGCTCGGCATCCCGACAGTGCTCGACCGCTTTATCCAGCAGGCGGTGATGCAGGAGCTGCAGGACGCATGGGATGACGGGTTCAGCGCGTCGAGCTACGGGTTCCGACCCGCACGCTCGGCACATCAGGCGGTTGCCGCGGCGCAAGCGTTCATCGCGTCGGGCCACCGCATCGTGGTGGACATCGACCTGGAGAAGTTCTTCGACCGGGTCAACCACGACATCCTGATGGGGCTGGTGGCCAAGCGGGTATCCGATCCGCGCCTCCTTCGTCTGATCCGGGGCTTTCTGACCTCGGGAGTGCTCGAAGGCGGGCTGGTCGGCCCAATCGATGAGGGAACGCCGCAAGGCGGCCCGCTCTCGCCGCTGCTGTCGAATCTGATGCTGGACGAACTCGACAAGGAACTGGAGCGACGCAAGCATTGCTTCGTGCGTTACGCCGACGACTGCAACATCTATGTGCGCAGTGTGCGGGCGGGTGAACGGGTGATGGCCAGCGTCGAACGCTTCCTCGACAGGCGTCTGAAGCTGAAGGTCAACACGCACAAGAGCGCGGTCGCCCCGTCGCACCGGCGCAAGTTCCTCGGCTTCAGCTTCACGGACGAGAAGACGCCAAGGCGTCGGATCGCGCCTGAGGCGGTCGCCCGGTTCAAGGAGCGCGTGCGGGTGCTGACGATGCGGACGCGGGGCGCAAGCCTCGTGCTGATAGCCAAGGAGCTGTCGACCTATCTGAAAGGATGGCGCGGCTACTTCGGCTTTTGCGAAACCCCGTCGGTGCTGCGCGACCTCGACCGGTGGATCAGGCGAAGGCTGCGATCCATCGCATGGAAACAGTGGACGCGCGGGCGCACCCGCTTCGCGGAGCTGCGGCGCCGGGGTGTCGGGCGCGAGCTGGCGGCACAAACCGCCGGCAGTGCGCACGGTCCCTGGCGCATCAGCAACAGTCCCGCGCTCGCCATTGCCCTGCCAAATGCTTTCCTCGCAAGCATCGGCCTCGCTTCCATCGAACCCGCCAAGACCGCATAA
- a CDS encoding adenine phosphoribosyltransferase produces MKPSLEDTLLASIRTIPDYPRPGILFRDITTLLGDARAFRRAIDELVHPYAGLKVDKIAGIEARGFILGGAVAHQLSAGFVPIRKKGKLPYETVRVAYSLEYGLDEMEMHKDGVSPGEKVILVDDLIATGGTAEAAVKLLRQIGADIISACFVIDLPDLGGRQKLEALGVPVRTLIGFEGH; encoded by the coding sequence ATGAAACCGTCGCTCGAAGACACGCTGCTTGCCTCGATCCGCACCATCCCCGACTATCCGAGGCCCGGCATATTGTTTCGCGACATCACCACGCTGCTTGGCGACGCGCGCGCCTTTCGCCGCGCCATCGACGAATTGGTGCATCCCTATGCCGGCCTGAAGGTCGACAAGATCGCCGGCATCGAGGCGCGCGGCTTCATCCTGGGCGGCGCCGTGGCGCACCAGCTTTCAGCCGGCTTCGTGCCGATCCGCAAGAAGGGCAAATTGCCCTACGAGACCGTGCGCGTCGCCTACAGCCTCGAATATGGGCTGGACGAGATGGAGATGCACAAGGACGGCGTTTCGCCGGGCGAGAAGGTGATCCTGGTCGACGACCTGATCGCCACCGGCGGCACGGCGGAAGCGGCGGTGAAGCTCTTGCGGCAGATCGGCGCCGACATCATCTCGGCCTGCTTCGTCATCGACCTGCCCGACCTTGGCGGACGACAGAAGCTGGAGGCGCTCGGCGTGCCGGTAAGGACGCTGATCGGGTTCGAGGGGCATTAG
- a CDS encoding MaoC family dehydratase, with protein sequence MTLDEYFLIGEAVTLGAHEFGVEEIKAFARKYDPQVFHVDEEAAKKSVLGGLCASGWHTAATWMKYNLEKRMETEGVRWTGPGPKPEFGPSPGFRNLKWLKPVYAGETVTFTRTALAHRPLAARPGWNLLTLRSEAFDSTGDKVIEFESAVLVKVE encoded by the coding sequence GTGACATTGGACGAATATTTCCTGATCGGCGAAGCGGTAACTCTGGGCGCGCACGAATTCGGCGTGGAAGAAATCAAGGCTTTCGCCCGCAAATACGATCCCCAGGTTTTTCATGTCGACGAGGAGGCGGCGAAGAAGAGCGTGCTCGGCGGTCTCTGCGCCTCCGGCTGGCACACCGCCGCCACCTGGATGAAATACAACCTCGAAAAGCGCATGGAGACTGAAGGCGTCCGCTGGACCGGCCCCGGCCCCAAGCCCGAGTTCGGCCCCTCGCCCGGCTTCCGCAACCTGAAATGGCTGAAGCCCGTCTACGCCGGCGAGACGGTGACCTTCACCCGAACCGCGCTTGCCCACCGCCCGCTCGCCGCACGCCCCGGCTGGAACCTGCTCACGCTGCGCTCGGAAGCCTTCGATTCGACCGGCGACAAGGTCATCGAGTTCGAAAGCGCCGTGCTGGTGAAGGTGGAGTAG
- a CDS encoding MaoC family dehydratase, with protein MTGKTWAYEDFVEGASLDLGSKTVSAAEIIEFASEFDAQPMHLDEAAGKASILGGLSASGWHTCAMFMRLLCDAFLLDSTSQGSPGIDHVKWKKPVLAGDRLTGKVTILSKRQSKSRPQLGLVTMHSELVNQRGECVFELENTGMFLTREAAA; from the coding sequence ATGACCGGAAAGACTTGGGCCTATGAGGACTTCGTCGAAGGCGCCTCGCTCGACCTCGGCAGCAAGACCGTCAGCGCGGCCGAGATCATCGAATTCGCCTCAGAATTCGATGCCCAGCCGATGCACCTCGACGAGGCGGCCGGCAAGGCGAGCATTCTCGGCGGGCTGTCGGCTTCGGGCTGGCATACCTGCGCGATGTTCATGCGCCTGTTGTGCGACGCCTTCCTGCTCGACTCGACCTCGCAAGGCTCGCCCGGCATCGACCACGTCAAATGGAAGAAGCCGGTTCTGGCCGGCGACCGCTTGACCGGCAAGGTCACCATACTTTCCAAGCGCCAGTCGAAGTCGCGGCCTCAGCTCGGCCTCGTCACCATGCACAGCGAGCTGGTCAACCAGCGCGGCGAATGCGTCTTCGAGCTGGAGAACACCGGCATGTTTTTGACCCGCGAGGCCGCCGCGTGA
- the ychF gene encoding redox-regulated ATPase YchF: MGFKCGIVGLPNVGKSTLFNALTRTAAAQAANYPFCTIEPNTGEVAVPDPRLQKIAAVAKSKEIIPTRISFVDIAGLVRGASKGEGLGNQFLANIREVDAIVHVLRCFEDDDITHVEGRIDPVADAETVETELMLADLESLERRIAQIRKRAAGKDKEATTVLPMMEAALELLQAGKPTRMLLNGISAEDLRILQGLNLLTSHPVLYVCNVAEADAATGNEHTKAVEKMAAAQGARTVVISAAIEAEVAQLSDEEEMEFLSSLGLDEPGLNKVIRAGYELLQLITYFTAGPKETRAWTVHKGARAPQAAGVIHTDFERGFIRAQTIAYNDFVTLGGEVAAKEAGKARDEGKEYVVQDGDVMLFKFNT, translated from the coding sequence ATGGGTTTCAAATGTGGCATCGTTGGCTTGCCCAACGTCGGCAAGTCGACGCTGTTCAACGCGTTGACCAGGACGGCGGCGGCGCAGGCCGCCAACTATCCGTTCTGCACCATCGAGCCGAACACCGGTGAGGTGGCGGTGCCTGACCCGCGCCTGCAGAAGATCGCGGCGGTCGCCAAGTCGAAGGAGATCATCCCGACCCGCATCTCCTTCGTCGACATCGCCGGCCTGGTGCGCGGCGCCTCCAAGGGCGAAGGTCTGGGCAACCAGTTCCTCGCCAATATCCGCGAGGTCGACGCCATCGTGCATGTGCTGCGCTGCTTCGAGGATGACGACATCACCCATGTCGAAGGCCGCATCGATCCCGTCGCCGACGCCGAGACCGTCGAGACCGAGCTGATGCTCGCCGACCTCGAAAGCCTCGAGCGCCGCATCGCGCAGATCAGGAAGCGCGCCGCCGGCAAGGACAAGGAAGCGACGACCGTGCTGCCGATGATGGAGGCGGCGCTCGAATTGCTGCAGGCCGGCAAACCGACGCGCATGCTGCTCAACGGCATCTCGGCCGAGGACCTGCGCATCCTGCAGGGGCTGAACCTTCTGACCTCGCATCCGGTGCTCTATGTCTGCAACGTCGCCGAGGCCGACGCCGCCACCGGCAACGAGCACACCAAGGCGGTGGAAAAGATGGCCGCCGCGCAAGGCGCCCGCACCGTCGTCATCTCGGCGGCGATCGAGGCCGAGGTCGCACAGCTCAGCGATGAGGAGGAGATGGAATTCCTGTCCTCGCTCGGGCTCGACGAGCCGGGCCTCAACAAGGTCATCCGCGCCGGCTACGAGCTTCTGCAGCTGATCACCTATTTCACCGCCGGGCCGAAGGAGACGCGCGCCTGGACCGTCCACAAGGGCGCCAGGGCGCCACAGGCGGCCGGCGTCATCCACACCGATTTCGAGCGCGGCTTCATCCGTGCCCAGACCATCGCCTATAACGACTTCGTCACCCTGGGCGGGGAAGTGGCGGCCAAGGAAGCCGGCAAGGCGCGCGACGAAGGCAAGGAGTATGTCGTCCAGGACGGCGACGTCATGCTGTTCAAGTTCAACACCTGA
- the pth gene encoding aminoacyl-tRNA hydrolase, with protein MLVFAGLGNPGAKYENNRHNVGFMAADAIARRHSFSPWSRKFQGLISDGSLGGQKILLIKPQTFMNLSGQSVGEALRFYKLDPSALTVFYDEIDLPAGKVRIKIGGGAGGHNGIRSLDQHVGNAYRRVRIGVGHPGVKEMVHGHVLGDFAKADREWLDVLLGAIADDAGLLAKGDDSTFMNRITLALRDKLVPTGDDDRPPPKAPKAQSHIRQARPQQAPAKLPETGPMAAMLKKLFGKD; from the coding sequence ATGCTTGTCTTTGCAGGCCTCGGCAATCCGGGTGCGAAATATGAGAACAACCGGCACAATGTCGGCTTCATGGCGGCGGACGCGATTGCCCGCCGCCATTCCTTTTCGCCCTGGTCGAGAAAATTCCAGGGGCTGATTTCGGACGGCTCGCTCGGCGGCCAGAAGATCCTGCTGATCAAGCCGCAGACCTTCATGAACCTGTCCGGCCAGTCGGTCGGCGAGGCGCTGCGCTTCTACAAGCTCGATCCATCGGCGCTTACCGTCTTCTACGACGAGATCGACCTTCCCGCCGGCAAGGTCAGGATCAAGATCGGCGGCGGTGCAGGCGGCCACAACGGCATCCGCTCGCTCGACCAGCATGTCGGCAATGCCTATCGCCGCGTACGCATCGGCGTCGGCCATCCGGGCGTCAAGGAGATGGTGCACGGCCATGTCCTCGGCGACTTCGCCAAGGCCGACCGTGAGTGGCTCGATGTGTTGCTGGGCGCGATCGCCGATGACGCCGGGCTGCTGGCCAAGGGCGATGACAGCACCTTCATGAACCGCATCACGCTCGCCCTGCGCGACAAGCTCGTGCCGACCGGCGACGATGACCGCCCACCGCCCAAGGCGCCGAAGGCGCAAAGCCACATCCGCCAGGCACGCCCGCAGCAGGCGCCGGCCAAGCTGCCCGAAACCGGCCCGATGGCCGCGATGCTGAAGAAGCTGTTCGGAAAAGACTGA
- a CDS encoding 50S ribosomal protein L25/general stress protein Ctc: MSHDTYELKAEAREQVGKGSARAVRRDGKVPAVIYGDKQPPLAIALNYKDLYYKIHGGGFLTTVATIDVGGSKIQVLPKDFQLDPVKDFPVHVDFLRIGKDTEVNVDVPVHFINEDRSPGIKRGGVLNIVRHEVEFHCPANAIPEFITVDLTGTDIGDSIHISAVKLPAGVKPVISDRDFTIATIAGSSAMRPETEETAEAEAPEEAAPAAEEK; the protein is encoded by the coding sequence ATGAGCCACGATACTTACGAGCTCAAGGCCGAAGCGCGCGAACAGGTCGGTAAGGGGTCCGCCCGTGCAGTTCGCCGTGACGGTAAAGTGCCTGCAGTTATCTACGGCGACAAGCAGCCTCCCCTGGCGATCGCCCTCAACTACAAGGATCTCTACTACAAGATCCATGGCGGCGGCTTTCTGACCACGGTCGCCACGATCGATGTCGGCGGCAGCAAGATCCAGGTCCTGCCGAAAGACTTCCAGCTCGACCCGGTCAAGGACTTCCCGGTCCATGTCGACTTCCTGCGCATCGGCAAGGACACCGAGGTCAATGTCGACGTGCCTGTCCACTTCATCAACGAGGACAGGTCGCCCGGCATCAAACGCGGCGGCGTGCTCAACATCGTTCGCCACGAAGTCGAGTTCCACTGCCCGGCCAATGCGATCCCGGAATTCATCACCGTCGATCTCACCGGCACCGATATCGGTGACTCGATCCATATCTCGGCGGTCAAACTGCCGGCCGGCGTCAAGCCGGTGATCTCCGACCGCGACTTCACCATCGCGACCATTGCCGGCTCCTCGGCGATGAGGCCGGAGACCGAAGAAACAGCGGAAGCGGAAGCGCCCGAAGAAGCGGCCCCGGCCGCCGAAGAGAAGTAA
- a CDS encoding MarR family winged helix-turn-helix transcriptional regulator has product MPLPLDNQLCFTLYATSMTINRTYKPMLDEMGITYPQYLVLNALGEADGMSVGTIAHRLALESSTVTPLVKRMEQAGLVTRQRSQIDERQVQVDLTAAGRKLLVRCNCLNETLIERSGMTLAELDALNRQVQALRNALSGDRAAS; this is encoded by the coding sequence GTGCCTCTTCCCTTGGACAATCAGCTGTGTTTCACCCTTTACGCCACCAGCATGACAATCAATCGTACCTACAAGCCGATGCTGGACGAGATGGGCATCACCTATCCGCAGTATCTCGTGCTCAACGCGCTGGGTGAGGCTGACGGCATGTCGGTCGGCACCATCGCGCACCGGCTCGCTTTGGAATCGAGCACGGTGACGCCGCTGGTGAAGCGAATGGAGCAGGCCGGGCTGGTGACCCGCCAGCGCAGCCAGATCGACGAGCGCCAGGTGCAGGTCGACCTGACCGCCGCCGGCCGCAAGCTGCTTGTCCGCTGCAACTGCCTGAACGAGACCCTGATCGAGCGCTCGGGCATGACGTTGGCCGAGCTCGATGCCCTCAACCGGCAGGTCCAGGCCCTTCGCAACGCTCTGAGCGGCGACCGGGCTGCCAGCTAG
- a CDS encoding alpha/beta fold hydrolase codes for MTEASQSKTGSGSGTITTEDGTQIFYKDWGTGQPIVFHHGWPLSSDDWDAQMLFFLAQGYRVIAHDRRGHGRSTQTDIGNEMDTYAADVAALAAHLDLKNAIHVGHSTGGGEVARYVARYGSGGRVAKAVLIGAVPPIMLKTPANPGGLPIDVFDGFRSAQAANRAQFFRDVPAGPFYGFNRPDAKVSQGVIDNWWRQGMMGGTKAHYDCIKAFSETDFTEDLKKIEVPVLVMHGDDDQIVPIADSALLSIKLLKKGELKVYKGYPHGMATTHADVINADLLAFFKA; via the coding sequence ATGACTGAAGCTTCGCAATCCAAGACCGGCTCGGGCAGCGGCACGATCACCACCGAGGACGGAACGCAGATCTTCTACAAGGACTGGGGAACCGGTCAGCCGATCGTTTTCCACCACGGCTGGCCCTTGAGCAGCGACGATTGGGACGCCCAGATGCTGTTCTTCCTGGCACAGGGCTACCGTGTCATCGCCCATGACCGTCGCGGCCATGGCCGTTCGACGCAGACCGACATCGGCAACGAGATGGACACCTATGCTGCCGACGTCGCCGCGCTCGCTGCGCATCTCGACCTCAAGAACGCCATCCATGTCGGCCATTCGACCGGTGGCGGGGAAGTGGCGCGTTATGTCGCCCGGTATGGTTCAGGCGGCCGCGTCGCCAAGGCAGTGCTGATCGGCGCGGTGCCGCCGATCATGCTCAAGACGCCGGCCAATCCGGGCGGTCTGCCGATCGACGTGTTCGACGGCTTCCGCTCCGCCCAGGCGGCCAATCGCGCCCAGTTCTTCCGCGATGTCCCTGCCGGTCCATTCTATGGCTTCAACCGTCCGGACGCGAAAGTCTCGCAAGGCGTCATCGACAATTGGTGGCGCCAGGGCATGATGGGCGGCACCAAGGCGCACTATGATTGCATCAAGGCCTTCTCGGAAACCGACTTCACCGAGGACCTCAAGAAGATCGAGGTGCCGGTGCTGGTCATGCATGGTGACGATGACCAGATCGTGCCGATCGCCGACTCGGCGCTGCTTTCGATCAAGCTGCTCAAGAAGGGCGAGCTCAAAGTCTACAAAGGCTATCCGCACGGCATGGCCACGACCCACGCCGACGTCATCAACGCCGACCTGCTGGCCTTCTTCAAGGCCTAG
- a CDS encoding MFS transporter, whose protein sequence is MTDTTATSVATPATASHTSAQATAFTVILAVSFCHCINDIMQSLLSAIYPLLKENYGLDFWQIGLLTFTFQVTASLLQPVIGAVTDKRPMPYSLPWGMASSLVGLVVLAYAGHYTLLLIGASLIGIGSAIFHPESSRIARFASGGRFGLAQSLFQVGGNFGQSMGPLLAAFIVVPFGQTSISWFAAGSLIGIVVLWQVGGWYSRLRATQANRKTSSFVSPFPRRKVMWALAVLTLLVLTKNAYIASLSSYFTFYAIHKFGVSVQTSQVMLFLFLGASALGILLGGPFGDRYGQKAMIWFSIVGVLPFTLALPYANLEWTMVLTVIIGLILSSAFSNIVVFAQELVPGRVGTIAGIFFGFAFGMGGIAAAVLGVIADMKGIDFVFQVCSYLPLLGLLTVFLPNMKDAKKLQAAS, encoded by the coding sequence TTGACCGATACGACTGCCACCTCCGTCGCCACGCCAGCGACGGCGAGCCACACCTCGGCGCAAGCGACGGCCTTCACCGTCATTCTTGCGGTGAGCTTTTGCCATTGCATCAACGACATCATGCAGTCGCTTCTGTCGGCCATCTATCCGTTGCTGAAAGAGAACTACGGTCTCGATTTCTGGCAGATCGGCCTTTTGACCTTCACCTTCCAGGTGACGGCCTCGCTGCTGCAGCCGGTGATCGGTGCGGTCACGGACAAGCGGCCGATGCCCTATTCCCTGCCTTGGGGCATGGCCTCGTCGCTGGTCGGCCTGGTCGTGCTCGCCTATGCCGGCCATTATACCCTGCTTTTGATCGGCGCTTCGCTGATCGGCATCGGCTCGGCGATCTTCCATCCGGAATCCTCGCGCATCGCCCGCTTCGCCTCCGGCGGCCGCTTCGGCCTGGCGCAGTCGCTGTTCCAGGTCGGCGGCAATTTCGGCCAGTCGATGGGTCCGCTGCTGGCTGCCTTCATCGTCGTGCCGTTCGGCCAGACAAGCATTTCCTGGTTCGCTGCCGGTTCGCTGATCGGCATTGTCGTGTTGTGGCAGGTCGGCGGCTGGTACAGCCGCTTGCGTGCCACGCAGGCGAACCGGAAGACCTCCAGTTTCGTCTCGCCCTTTCCGCGCCGCAAAGTGATGTGGGCGCTGGCGGTGCTGACATTGCTGGTGCTGACCAAGAATGCCTACATCGCCTCGCTTTCCAGCTATTTCACCTTCTATGCCATCCATAAGTTCGGCGTTTCGGTGCAGACGAGCCAGGTCATGCTGTTCCTGTTCCTCGGCGCGTCTGCGCTTGGCATCCTGCTCGGCGGGCCGTTCGGCGACCGTTACGGACAGAAGGCGATGATCTGGTTCTCGATCGTCGGCGTGCTGCCGTTCACGCTGGCGCTGCCCTACGCCAATCTGGAATGGACGATGGTGCTCACCGTCATCATCGGCCTGATCCTGTCGTCGGCCTTCTCCAACATCGTCGTATTTGCGCAGGAGCTGGTGCCCGGCCGCGTCGGCACGATAGCCGGCATCTTCTTCGGCTTCGCCTTCGGCATGGGCGGCATCGCCGCCGCGGTGCTCGGCGTCATCGCCGACATGAAAGGCATCGACTTCGTCTTCCAGGTCTGCTCGTACCTGCCGCTGCTCGGCCTGCTGACGGTGTTCCTGCCGAATATGAAGGACGCAAAAAAGCTCCAGGCCGCGAGCTGA
- a CDS encoding AraC family transcriptional regulator — MPHGREIFRGNVAELGRLHESRWQWLEEAVGPAVALPTEYPDGYHVPLHRHSRSQLLHALVGVVLVTTKHGRWMVPPDHAMWIPAGIEHSVEMLGDVSMRSVYVMPDAIAGLPEGLRVVGITELMHSLIVESEKLPQGGRLEGRDGLIMSLLLHEIPNLPERPLGLPFPSDPKLAALCRRFVAAPSPHATIDEWADAAGMSRRSFTRAFHRQTGLSLSTWRQQACLFAALPRLADGEPITRVALDLGYDSVPAFITMFKRMLGTSPRGYMRGAREAARAS; from the coding sequence ATGCCGCACGGCCGGGAAATCTTCAGGGGAAACGTCGCCGAGCTCGGACGGCTGCATGAGAGTCGCTGGCAATGGCTGGAGGAGGCTGTCGGACCGGCGGTGGCGCTGCCGACCGAATATCCCGACGGCTACCATGTGCCGCTGCATCGGCACAGCCGTAGCCAGTTGCTGCATGCGCTGGTCGGCGTTGTGCTGGTGACGACGAAGCACGGCCGCTGGATGGTGCCTCCGGATCATGCGATGTGGATCCCGGCCGGCATCGAGCATTCCGTCGAGATGCTCGGCGATGTCTCGATGCGCTCGGTCTATGTCATGCCGGATGCCATAGCCGGCCTGCCGGAAGGCCTGCGCGTCGTCGGCATCACCGAACTGATGCACAGCCTGATCGTGGAATCGGAAAAGCTGCCGCAGGGCGGTAGGCTGGAAGGGCGCGACGGACTAATCATGAGTCTGTTGCTGCACGAGATCCCCAACCTGCCGGAACGGCCGCTCGGCCTGCCTTTTCCGTCGGATCCGAAGCTGGCGGCGCTCTGCCGGCGCTTCGTGGCGGCTCCTTCGCCGCATGCGACGATCGACGAATGGGCGGATGCCGCGGGGATGAGCCGTCGCTCCTTCACCCGCGCCTTCCACCGCCAGACCGGGCTGTCGCTCTCGACATGGCGCCAGCAGGCATGTCTGTTCGCGGCGCTGCCACGGCTGGCCGATGGCGAGCCGATCACCAGGGTGGCGCTCGACCTCGGCTATGACAGCGTGCCGGCCTTCATCACCATGTTCAAGCGCATGCTCGGCACCTCGCCGCGCGGCTATATGCGCGGCGCCCGCGAGGCGGCGAGGGCATCTTGA
- a CDS encoding ribose-phosphate pyrophosphokinase yields MKLFAGNSNRVLAEAVARYLNIPLGKASVRRFADQEIFVEIQENVRGEDVFILQSTSYPTNDHLMELLIMIDAFMRSSAKRITAVIPYFGYARQDRRASGRTPISAKLVANMIARAGADRVLTLDLHAGQIQGFFDIPTDNLFSVPVMARDVKAKYKQLANVVVVSPDIGGVVRARALAKRFDAQLAIVDKRRERPGESEVMNIIGAVAGKDCLLIDDIVDSGGTLCNAADALLANGATSVTAYITHGVLSGGAVARICGSKLQELVLTDSIQPTQAVLDAPNIRVISIGDLMGEAISRTATEESVSSLFD; encoded by the coding sequence ATGAAGCTTTTTGCGGGCAATTCCAACAGGGTGCTGGCCGAAGCGGTCGCTCGCTATCTCAACATCCCGCTCGGTAAGGCCAGCGTCAGGCGCTTCGCCGATCAGGAAATCTTCGTCGAAATCCAGGAAAACGTGCGCGGCGAGGATGTCTTCATCCTGCAGTCGACCTCTTACCCGACCAACGATCATCTGATGGAATTGCTCATCATGATCGACGCCTTCATGCGCTCCTCGGCCAAGCGCATCACCGCGGTCATTCCCTATTTCGGCTACGCCAGGCAGGACCGCCGCGCCTCCGGCCGCACGCCGATCTCGGCCAAGCTCGTCGCCAACATGATTGCCCGCGCCGGCGCCGACCGCGTGCTGACGCTCGATCTCCATGCCGGGCAGATCCAGGGCTTCTTCGACATCCCGACCGACAATCTGTTTTCGGTGCCGGTGATGGCCCGCGACGTGAAAGCGAAGTACAAGCAGCTCGCCAATGTCGTCGTCGTGTCGCCCGACATCGGCGGCGTGGTGCGGGCCCGCGCGCTGGCCAAGCGCTTCGACGCCCAGCTGGCCATCGTCGACAAGCGTCGCGAGCGCCCCGGCGAATCCGAGGTCATGAACATCATCGGCGCCGTGGCCGGCAAGGATTGCCTTTTGATCGACGACATCGTCGATTCCGGCGGCACGCTCTGCAATGCCGCCGATGCGCTGCTTGCCAACGGCGCCACCAGCGTCACCGCCTACATCACGCACGGCGTGCTGTCGGGCGGCGCTGTCGCCCGCATTTGCGGCTCGAAGCTGCAGGAACTGGTGCTGACCGATTCCATCCAGCCGACCCAGGCCGTGCTCGACGCCCCCAACATCCGCGTCATCTCCATCGGCGACCTGATGGGCGAGGCGATCTCGCGCACCGCCACCGAGGAGTCGGTCTCCAGCCTTTTCGATTAA